The Prevotella sp. E2-28 genome includes the window AGATCTTTATGAAAGTTTTAGTTGCAACAGAGAAACCTTTCGCAGCAGCTGCTGTGAATGGTATCAAAGCAGAGATTGAAGCAGCAGGCAACGAACTGGCTCTGCTGGAGAAATATACAGAGAAGGCACAGCTGCTCGACGCTGTGAAGGATGCTGATGCGCTGATTATCCGTTCGGATAAGGTTGACGCTGAGGTACTCGATGCTGCTAAGCAGTTGAAAATTGTGGTACGTGCAGGCGCTGGTTATGACAACATTGACCTTGCTGCTGCTACTGCTCACAATGTAGTAGCCGAGAATACTCCTGGTCAGAATGCCAATGCGGTGGCTGAGCTCGTGTTCGGTCTGCTCGTATTTGCCGTTCGTAATTTCTACAATGGTAAGGCAGGTACAGAGTTGATGGGCAAGAAGCTGGGTATCCTGGCATTCGGTAATGTGGGTCGTAACGTGGCTCGTATTGCCAAGGGCTTCGGAATGGACGTTTACGCTTACGATGCTTTCTGTCCTGCAGAGGTTATCGAGAAGGCTGGCGTACATGCTGTGGCTAATCAGGAGGCTCTTTTTGAACAGTGCGACGTTGTTTCACTCCACATCCCTGCAACTCCAGAGACTAAGCAGAGCATTAACTACGCTTTGGTTGGTAAGATGAAGAAGGGTGGTATCCTGGTCAACACTGCTCGTAAGGAAGTTATCAATGAGCCAGAACTGATTAAGTTGATGGCTGAGCGTGAGGACCTGAAGTTCGTTACTGACATCATGCCAGATGCTAACGATGAGTTCGCTAAGTTCGAGGGTCGCTACTTCTCAACTCCTAAGAAGATGGGTGCTCAGACCGCAGAGGCTAACACCAATGCTGGTATTGCTGCTGCAAAGCAGATTAACGCATTCTTCAAGGATGGCGACACAAAATTCCAGGTAAATAAGTAAAAACCTAGATTATAAGTTCCTGAAAAGGAAGAGGCTGTGGTTATTCAACCACAGCCTTTATTCTTCTTATAGCCTTAAAAAAGTAAGTGATAGATATTACTATTACTTGTTTTCCTCTTCCTTAGCCTCTTCTGGCTCGGGCTGTTTGAAATCAGAGATGCCGTTCTCAATGAGAATGTTATACCACTGAATCAGCTTCTTGATGTGGCTGTTCTGTACACGCTCACGGTCGAAGTTAGGCAGGATTTTTGCAAAGTATTCACGTAGCTCATCACCGCTGGCTTTCTTATAATCAACGCTAGACTTCTTGCCGCCTTCCAGGTTCTTCATGTTCTCAAGAACTTCAGTGAGGGCAATGTCTTCTTCGTCAGTAAACATGGCAATATCGTTCAGTGACGTAATACGGTCCGAGCCAAAAGCAGGCTGACGACGATGTGTGGCGTCAAGAGCTTCAACGATAAGATTGTTCTTTCCGCGTGATACAAGTTTGTAGAGTCCGGGCTTGCCGGCAATTGCTAAAATAGTCTGTTGCATATTCTTTCTGTTTTTTATGATTATACGTTATAATGAATCTATTATTCTCTCTATTTGCGGTTCCAGTGGGCGTCCGTCATTAATGATTTCATAGTCAGCTCTTTCCCTAACCATGTTCTGAGGCCACTGCTTGTGAATCCACTCAAGGGCTTTCTCGCGTGAAATATTATCGCGCTGCATGACACGCTGAATACGGATATCCTCTGGTGCTGTGACCACAATGACCTTATTTACCAGTTGATGGAAACCCGATTCAAACAGTATGGCACATTCCATCCACTCGTAACCACTTTCCTGAAAGTCATGCGCTACTGCAGGGTGAACGATGGCATCAATAGCTTTGGCGTTTTCGTCTGACTGTAGAAGAAAACGTGCCACCTCTGCTTTGTTGAGCTGCCCCTCAGAATTATAGGTTTCAGAACCAATCAATGCAGTGAGTTGCTGTTGCAGGGTAGGGGATGTGCGCATCAGACGCTTGGCTGCTGCATCACAGTCGTAGATGCTGATGCCGTGCTTTTCAAACAGCCTGCATACGTAGCTCTTCCCACTACCGATACCTCCTGTAATAGCTATCTTCATGCGTTATTGCTCCTCTATCAGATAGTCCACCTGATACACACTGAGAGATGCCTTTGAGACACCATCTGGTAACTGCTTTATCTGGATAGGACATTTATCTGACGTATTGTCCTTGAACTGCTCATAGTCGGCCACTACAATAATATCGCTAGGCGAGATGACCTTGTAATTCTTCATGCCTGTGACTACCTTTACCGAGATTCTTGAGGGGAATGTGCGTAATACCTTACCTGGTGGCATGTTGATGCCCACAATAGAAACACTGTCAATGGTCTCTTCTGTCAGAACATCTGTCAGAATGTTGATCTTAACATTTCCCGGCACGACCTTCACACCTTTCAAGTGCTGCAAACCACTTCTGACAATCAGCGTGTCACGAATGTCAGAGTAATTCAGTTCCTCAGTGTAAATGTAATGAATGCTGTCTAGCTTCTCATGTGATGCAAAAACAGTGACGCTATCAGGCTGAATGATGGTCTTCGAAATAAAATAGTGGGAACTTGTGCTGAGATGACCACGCCATCTTACAGGCACTTTTTTCCTCTCACCATTATTATAATAGAATACCAGTTTTTCTGTCTTGATGCTCGTAATCTTTGCTGACGCAGGCAGCATGAGTTCCATCTGACGTTGCAATTCTAGTGCTGGTACCGTGCCAGTTCCGTCTGTTGAAGCGTATTTTGCAAAGTCCACGTAAATGGTGTGCTGATCTTCGGAATAGATAAAGGCAAAAAGGCTGAATCCCTTGTCGCTAATATTCACAATGACACTGTCGGTTTCACCCGATGTGAGTACTGCATTCTGCGGCACATTGACATAGCGGACGGTAAATTCCACCTCCTTCTCGTAGGTTTCGTTCAGCGTCATCATCAGCCAGAATATACCCGAAACGGCAAGGAACAATAAAAAAATCAGAAATTCCCTATTCGTTTTACTGAACAGGAAATGTCTGATTGTGTGTAGTGTATCGACGGGCCTTAGCGTCATTCCGACACGTTGTGATTACTTACTTCTGAGGCATGCCAGAAGTGGCATCCTTAAATACGTAGCCTTTGTCAACGGTGATAATGACATCGCGAGCAATCTTGATGTCGATTTTTCCTGAAGCCAGGTCAATCTTTGATACAGTACCATAGATACCGCCACCCGTTACAACGGGAGTACCCTCTTTCAGTTCATTCTGAAACTTCTGAATCTCCTTGCGCTGTTTCTGCTGAGGACGGATCATGAAGAAATACATAATAGCAAAGATGGAACCAAACATGATAATGGTCATCATCATGCTATTACCACCAGGATTGCCTTCGGCTTGTAATAAGAAATTAATCATTTGATTCTAATTTTTATATGGTTGTTTTTTTTATTTCTGTTCCATTTGCTTAAACAGTTTGCCTGTTTTAATCAGGTGGCGTGCTATGGCATCGAGCATACCATTGATATAGCCGGCACTGCGTGGCGTAGAGTAGAACTTAGCCAGCTCAACGAACTCGTTGATAGTTACGTTGATGGGGATGCTGGGGAATGTGAGCATCTCTGCAATGGCAATTTGCATGATGATAACATCCATGTAGGCCAGACGGGAGAAGTCCCAATTCTGAGAAGCTTCTGTCATCATGTGCTGATAATCATTAGCATTAAGTATAGTGGCTCTGAAGAGTTTGCGTGCATAGTCTTTCTCTTCCTCAGAGTCGTATTCGGGCAGCAACTCCTGCTTGTCGCCGTTCTTTTCCTCAAAACGCTTGATAGTCTTCAGTACGAATGTGTCAACGACATCCTTGTCATCATTCCAGTAGAGACTTTGTTCTTCCAGAAGTGAGTCAAGGTCGGTATTGTCCTGAATGAAAACTCGGTACAGCTTTCTCCACAACTCACGATCAGCCGCATAGCTGTCTTCGCTGTCAGCCATGTATTCCTGATACACCTGACTCTGCTCAATCTGCTCAAACAGTTTTCCAACAAACTCGGGGTAGTCAGACCAATTACGTTTTTGTGTTTCCATAAATTCTCCCAACTGTATGTTGCTTTCCAGTTGCAGAGCAAAACGGTTACTTGTGAATTTTGTAGATGGGGCAGGGGTCCCTTCGCGCAGGGCCTTTGCTTGCAGAACTTCCTGACGGCGTTGTGCTTCCCTTGTAATGGCAACTATCAATGAAAGTAGATGGTTGTACAAGTCATAGGCTTTAGAAAGACTGAAGAAAAGTTCTTTCTCGGCAGTGTCAATGTTCTTGTTACCATTTTGATAGTATGCGTAGGTTAACTGAACAATCTTAATTCTAATGATTTCTCTATTAATCATACGTGTAAACTCTTTTATCGGATGCAAATTTAGGCATTTTTCTGCTATTATACAAGAAAAAGGTACTTTTTTTAGATTTTTTTCCATAACCTATTGCTAATTATCAATTTTTATTTGTACCTTTGCACCCGCTTTTTTCGTGTGATGGCGAATTAAGTCAAGAAATTTAATGTCAAACAACTTAATTTAGAGTAACACAAACGTTATGAAAGAAATCGCAATCAATGGCCAGAAGCGTGAGATCACTGGCAAGAAGGCTTCTAAGATGATCCGTAAGGAAGGTCTCGTACCCTGCAACCTGTATGGTGAGAAGAAAGGTGAGAACGGTCAGCCCGAGGCAATGTCGTTCACCGCTACTTTCGCAGAGCTGCGTAAGGCTGTTTACACTCCACACGTATTCGTTGTTAACCTGAACATCGATGGTAAGGAGCACAAGGCTATCATCAAGGAACTTCAGTTCCACCCCACAACAGATGCTCTGCTTCACGCTGACTTCTACGAGGTAAATGAGACAAAGGAAATCACCGTTGGTATTCCTGTTAAGCTGAACGGTTTGGCAGAGGGTGTACGTAATGGTGGTAAGCTGAACCTCTCTATCCGTAAAATTGATGTAACTGCCCCTTATAAGCAGATTCCTGAGATCCTGAATGTTGACGTTACCAACCTCGGTCTGGGTAAGGCTATCAAGGTAGGTGAACTGAGCTTCGACGGTCTGAAGCTTGCTACTCCTGCACAGGTTGTAGTATGCTCAGTGAAGGAGACTCGTGCATCAAAGGCTGCTGCCGCTGCTGCTGAGTAATCAGACGTAAGATGGAAAAGTATTTGATTGTTGGCTTGGGCAACGTAGGTTCAGAATACGAATTGACCCGCCACAATACTGGATTTATGGTATTGGACGCTTTTGCAAAGGCGTCCAATATCGTTTTTGACGACCGTCGTTATGGCTTTGTGGCCGAGACATCGCTCAAGGGGCGTAAGGTGTTTCTTTTGAAACCCTCGACCTATATGAATCTAAGTGGTAATGCCGTACGCTATTGGCTTAACAAGGAGAACATAGACCAGAAGCACCTTTTGGTGATTTCTGATGATGTGGCTTTGGCTCTGGGTGCCTTCCGTCTGAAGGCTAATGGCTCTAACGGCGGACACAACGGACTGGGACATATTCAGCAGCTCATAGGTCAGGACTATGCGCGCCTGCGTATGGGTATAGGTAATGAGTATCCGCGTGGCGGTCAGATTGACTGGGTATTAGGTCGTTATAGCGAGGAAGAGCAGAAGGAATTGCAGCCCTCAATAGATTTGGCTGTGGATATCATCAAAAGTTTTGTACTCGCTGGTATTGATATAACGATGAACCAATATAACAAGTTGGGTAAGAAATGAATGAGGCTCGTATAGACAAATGGCTGTGGGCAGCACGTATCTTCAAAACACGCTCTATTGCTTCGGATGCCTGTAAGAACGGACGCGTAGCAGTAAACGGTGTAAACGTGAAACCTGCACGCATGGTGAAGGTAGGTGACACTATTAGTGTGCGCAAACCACCTGTGACTTATTCGTTTAAGATTCTGAAAACGATAGAGCAGCGCGTTGGCGCAAAGTTGCTGCCAGAGATCTACGAGAACGTAACGCCTCAAGACCAGTATGAGCTACTGGAGATGAACCGTATCAGCGGTTTTGTTGACAGAGCTCGCGGCACAGGTCGTCCCACCAAGAAAGACCGCCGACAGATGGATGCTTTCGTAACTCCTTCGTTGGAAGGTTTTACAGGCTTCGATTTCGACAGCTGGGACGATGATGAAGAAGATGACGATATTTAATCAATATGTTATTATGGAAACTAAAAAGACTTTATTTGGGATAATGGCAGCAGCAACAATGCTGACCTCATGTCTTAATGACGATGGTAATTATAGGGCTGGTTTTGGCATAGATAGCCCTACGAATAGCATCAATTATTACTATGCCAACAATGTATCAGACTCGCTGATTTTCTTTGGTTATGGTGACTGGGAAATCAATGACATGAACGGTTACGACAACTCTTGGATTACGGTGCCCATACGGAAAGGAAAAGGTAGCGTGATTTATAGTCAGTTGATGAGTTTCCAGCAGAACACCACCAATGAAAGTCGTACTGCTGCTATCCAGATTAGTGACACCAGCCATCCCGGAGATGCTCATGTGTCACTGGCTTTCATTCAGTATGCTACACGTGGTGATGGTTCATTTGGCTCTGCTGCTGATGTAAAATCAATCACAGGTAATGACGGAACGAACATCACATTTGAATACGATGAACAGCATCGCCCCACACAGGTGAAGCTGCAGAAGTCAGACAAGACATTTTCAAATCTTCAGATAACTTACGGAAGAGAGCAGATGACGGTGAAGGATACAAAGAACAACACATCGTTTACTGTGGATTGCGCTCGCGACTATCAGCCATATCTGATGAAGAACAGTGCTGACACGATAGGCTATTTCTCGCGTTATTATGCCAGTTACGCACAAGTACCAGCCAATTATATCTTCAATTTCGAGCATCGTGGACTAGCTGGCAACACCTGCGTGACCTATCAGTTCCCATATAATAAGTATAGTTTGGCTCCCGACAGCATTCATAATGCCGACAGCCTCTTCT containing:
- a CDS encoding 50S ribosomal protein L25/general stress protein Ctc, which gives rise to MKEIAINGQKREITGKKASKMIRKEGLVPCNLYGEKKGENGQPEAMSFTATFAELRKAVYTPHVFVVNLNIDGKEHKAIIKELQFHPTTDALLHADFYEVNETKEITVGIPVKLNGLAEGVRNGGKLNLSIRKIDVTAPYKQIPEILNVDVTNLGLGKAIKVGELSFDGLKLATPAQVVVCSVKETRASKAAAAAAE
- the coaE gene encoding dephospho-CoA kinase (Dephospho-CoA kinase (CoaE) performs the final step in coenzyme A biosynthesis.), which translates into the protein MKIAITGGIGSGKSYVCRLFEKHGISIYDCDAAAKRLMRTSPTLQQQLTALIGSETYNSEGQLNKAEVARFLLQSDENAKAIDAIVHPAVAHDFQESGYEWMECAILFESGFHQLVNKVIVVTAPEDIRIQRVMQRDNISREKALEWIHKQWPQNMVRERADYEIINDGRPLEPQIERIIDSL
- the pth gene encoding aminoacyl-tRNA hydrolase; translation: MEKYLIVGLGNVGSEYELTRHNTGFMVLDAFAKASNIVFDDRRYGFVAETSLKGRKVFLLKPSTYMNLSGNAVRYWLNKENIDQKHLLVISDDVALALGAFRLKANGSNGGHNGLGHIQQLIGQDYARLRMGIGNEYPRGGQIDWVLGRYSEEEQKELQPSIDLAVDIIKSFVLAGIDITMNQYNKLGKK
- the yajC gene encoding preprotein translocase subunit YajC, encoding MINFLLQAEGNPGGNSMMMTIIMFGSIFAIMYFFMIRPQQKQRKEIQKFQNELKEGTPVVTGGGIYGTVSKIDLASGKIDIKIARDVIITVDKGYVFKDATSGMPQK
- a CDS encoding RNA-binding S4 domain-containing protein, producing the protein MNEARIDKWLWAARIFKTRSIASDACKNGRVAVNGVNVKPARMVKVGDTISVRKPPVTYSFKILKTIEQRVGAKLLPEIYENVTPQDQYELLEMNRISGFVDRARGTGRPTKKDRRQMDAFVTPSLEGFTGFDFDSWDDDEEDDDI
- a CDS encoding DUF5606 domain-containing protein; translation: MQQTILAIAGKPGLYKLVSRGKNNLIVEALDATHRRQPAFGSDRITSLNDIAMFTDEEDIALTEVLENMKNLEGGKKSSVDYKKASGDELREYFAKILPNFDRERVQNSHIKKLIQWYNILIENGISDFKQPEPEEAKEEENK
- a CDS encoding 3-phosphoglycerate dehydrogenase: MKVLVATEKPFAAAAVNGIKAEIEAAGNELALLEKYTEKAQLLDAVKDADALIIRSDKVDAEVLDAAKQLKIVVRAGAGYDNIDLAAATAHNVVAENTPGQNANAVAELVFGLLVFAVRNFYNGKAGTELMGKKLGILAFGNVGRNVARIAKGFGMDVYAYDAFCPAEVIEKAGVHAVANQEALFEQCDVVSLHIPATPETKQSINYALVGKMKKGGILVNTARKEVINEPELIKLMAEREDLKFVTDIMPDANDEFAKFEGRYFSTPKKMGAQTAEANTNAGIAAAKQINAFFKDGDTKFQVNK
- a CDS encoding YbbR-like domain-containing protein, which encodes MMTLNETYEKEVEFTVRYVNVPQNAVLTSGETDSVIVNISDKGFSLFAFIYSEDQHTIYVDFAKYASTDGTGTVPALELQRQMELMLPASAKITSIKTEKLVFYYNNGERKKVPVRWRGHLSTSSHYFISKTIIQPDSVTVFASHEKLDSIHYIYTEELNYSDIRDTLIVRSGLQHLKGVKVVPGNVKINILTDVLTEETIDSVSIVGINMPPGKVLRTFPSRISVKVVTGMKNYKVISPSDIIVVADYEQFKDNTSDKCPIQIKQLPDGVSKASLSVYQVDYLIEEQ
- the nusB gene encoding transcription antitermination factor NusB is translated as MINREIIRIKIVQLTYAYYQNGNKNIDTAEKELFFSLSKAYDLYNHLLSLIVAITREAQRRQEVLQAKALREGTPAPSTKFTSNRFALQLESNIQLGEFMETQKRNWSDYPEFVGKLFEQIEQSQVYQEYMADSEDSYAADRELWRKLYRVFIQDNTDLDSLLEEQSLYWNDDKDVVDTFVLKTIKRFEEKNGDKQELLPEYDSEEEKDYARKLFRATILNANDYQHMMTEASQNWDFSRLAYMDVIIMQIAIAEMLTFPSIPINVTINEFVELAKFYSTPRSAGYINGMLDAIARHLIKTGKLFKQMEQK